One genomic segment of Streptomyces niveus includes these proteins:
- a CDS encoding ROK family protein: protein MATTSLPRTSNRSAVIAALLSGADMDRQRLIADTGLSRATVFRIVDDLMAESLALEGFRMLREGPGRQSTTVSFNHRSALVCGVDLGGTNCRVVVADALGRAVIRSRDTTPRGATADELAAWVAGKVTDLVSRHGDGVPLHTVTIGLPGVVTGDGRSVVASHNLGQIKGTGFIEKVSGLLGVETAVGNDSNLALRGELQYGSLPDRETAVLLAMGTGLGSAVSIDGQVLLGRTGLLGEFGRLPLPGREERLRDLLSGADLVAYARRQGVHVPTARALFADPEAYAPVLAEVHDALAHLVTVVALAYEPGTVVLTGGFSESFGTARLTAISDRVAEAVGVRSVVRRSDLGDSAGLLGSMATSLGRLYDSLGVSAEDAASVAVNRDLIVRRLAECPTAPTTPTAGPGGTGTTHTDDKAPHTRHDEQMAEG, encoded by the coding sequence GTGGCAACTACCTCGCTCCCCCGCACCTCCAACCGGAGCGCCGTGATCGCGGCCCTGCTCTCCGGCGCGGACATGGACCGTCAGCGGCTCATCGCGGACACCGGTCTGAGCCGGGCCACGGTGTTCCGCATCGTGGACGACCTGATGGCCGAGTCCCTCGCGCTGGAGGGTTTCCGGATGCTCCGGGAAGGTCCCGGCCGGCAGTCCACGACCGTGAGTTTCAACCACCGCTCCGCCCTCGTCTGCGGAGTCGACCTCGGCGGCACCAACTGCCGGGTCGTGGTGGCGGACGCGCTCGGCCGCGCCGTCATCAGGAGCCGGGACACCACGCCGCGCGGTGCGACGGCGGACGAACTCGCCGCCTGGGTCGCCGGCAAGGTCACCGACCTGGTCTCCCGGCACGGTGACGGCGTGCCTCTGCACACGGTCACGATCGGCCTGCCCGGTGTCGTCACCGGCGACGGGCGCTCCGTCGTGGCATCGCACAATCTCGGCCAGATCAAGGGCACCGGATTCATCGAGAAGGTCTCCGGTCTGCTGGGCGTGGAGACCGCCGTCGGCAACGACTCCAACCTCGCCCTGCGGGGCGAACTCCAGTACGGATCGCTGCCGGACAGGGAGACCGCCGTACTGCTCGCCATGGGCACCGGCCTCGGTTCCGCCGTCTCCATCGACGGACAGGTCCTGCTCGGCAGGACGGGCCTGCTCGGCGAGTTCGGCCGGCTTCCGCTGCCCGGCCGCGAGGAGCGGCTGCGCGATCTGCTGTCCGGCGCCGACCTGGTGGCGTACGCACGCCGCCAAGGGGTGCACGTCCCCACGGCGCGTGCGCTGTTCGCGGACCCGGAGGCGTACGCGCCGGTGCTCGCCGAGGTGCACGACGCACTGGCCCATCTGGTCACCGTCGTCGCGCTCGCATACGAGCCCGGCACGGTGGTCCTGACCGGCGGCTTCTCGGAGTCGTTCGGCACAGCGCGGCTGACCGCCATCAGCGACCGGGTCGCCGAGGCGGTCGGGGTGCGCAGTGTCGTGCGCCGCTCCGATCTCGGCGACTCGGCGGGCCTGCTGGGCTCGATGGCGACCTCGCTCGGCCGTCTCTACGACTCGCTGGGCGTGAGCGCCGAGGACGCGGCCTCCGTGGCCGTGAACCGCGATCTGATCGTCCGCCGCCTCGCGGAGTGCCCCACGGCTCCCACCACCCCCACGGCCGGCCCCGGCGGGACCGGCACCACCCATACGGACGACAAGGCCCCCCACACCAGGCACGACGAGCAGATGGCAGAAGGGTGA
- the def gene encoding peptide deformylase — MRGKPIPGSAGRVRPLRMLGDPTLHAPCEPVTDFGPSLARLVEDLFATMYRANGVGLAANQIGVPLRVFVFDCPDDEDVRHLGHIVNPRPTLTDGVTVRGAEGCLSLPGLEAGTERFDHAVVEGVTADGEPVRIDGTGFFARCLQHECDHLEGLVYPDRLTGWRKAKVLRAARRASWS, encoded by the coding sequence ATGAGAGGCAAGCCGATCCCCGGCAGCGCCGGGCGTGTCAGACCTCTGCGGATGCTCGGTGACCCCACCCTGCACGCGCCGTGCGAACCCGTCACGGACTTCGGGCCGTCACTGGCCCGGCTGGTCGAGGACCTGTTCGCGACGATGTACCGGGCGAACGGGGTCGGACTGGCGGCCAATCAGATCGGCGTGCCACTGCGGGTGTTCGTCTTCGACTGCCCCGACGACGAGGACGTCCGCCATCTCGGACACATCGTCAATCCCCGTCCGACGCTCACGGACGGGGTCACCGTGCGGGGCGCCGAGGGGTGTCTCTCGCTGCCGGGACTCGAAGCGGGGACGGAGCGGTTCGACCACGCGGTGGTGGAGGGGGTGACGGCGGACGGCGAACCCGTACGGATCGACGGCACCGGGTTCTTCGCGCGCTGTCTCCAGCACGAGTGCGACCACCTGGAGGGGCTGGTCTACCCGGACCGGCTGACGGGCTGGCGCAAGGCCAAGGTGCTGCGCGCGGCGCGCCGCGCGTCATGGAGCTGA
- a CDS encoding TetR family transcriptional regulator: MGTTQQADQHRSAHQRRRQLLEAADRVVLRDGPKASMNAIAAEAGITKPILYRHFGDKGGLYRALAKRHTDALLSALKAALDAPADRRARVEATLDTYLAAIEARPQVYRFLMHPADGAASAADADTQLPERGFDVGRHSAPLLRRLGEELATVIEERVDLGPDSAQLARVWGHGIVGMMHAAGDWWLGERPCSRAQLASSLADLLWGRLSLVDDRAGSPGL, from the coding sequence ATGGGGACCACACAGCAGGCCGACCAGCACCGCTCGGCCCATCAGCGCCGCCGCCAACTCCTGGAGGCCGCCGACAGGGTCGTCCTGCGTGACGGGCCGAAAGCCTCCATGAACGCCATCGCGGCCGAGGCCGGTATCACCAAGCCGATCCTCTACCGCCACTTCGGTGACAAGGGCGGGCTCTACCGCGCCCTGGCGAAGCGTCATACGGACGCGCTGCTCAGCGCGTTGAAGGCGGCGCTCGACGCGCCCGCCGACCGCCGCGCACGGGTGGAGGCCACACTCGACACGTATCTCGCGGCGATCGAGGCGCGCCCCCAGGTGTACCGGTTCCTGATGCACCCCGCAGACGGCGCTGCCAGCGCCGCCGACGCCGACACCCAACTCCCCGAACGGGGCTTCGACGTGGGCCGCCACTCGGCCCCGCTGCTGCGCCGTCTCGGCGAGGAGTTGGCCACCGTCATCGAGGAGCGGGTCGACCTCGGCCCCGACAGCGCGCAACTGGCCCGCGTGTGGGGCCACGGGATCGTCGGCATGATGCACGCGGCCGGTGACTGGTGGCTCGGCGAACGCCCTTGCTCACGCGCCCAGTTGGCCAGCAGCCTGGCCGATCTGCTGTGGGGCAGGCTGTCGTTGGTGGACGACCGGGCGGGCAGTCCGGGGCTCTGA